CGTCGAAGGAGTCGCGCGCCAGCATGGCGTCGACCAGACTGTGCGCCCTGGGCGCGATGACCTCGCGAAGGGGCCGTAGTGCACGCGGTCCCAGGCGGTCCTGAAGCACGCCGCGCAGGATGTCGTGTCGCGGCGGATCAGAGGCGATCACACTGCTCTTGCGCACGGCGTTGAAATCGTCGTTGAACCCCACGCCGGCCCCGGAGGCGAAACGCTTGTGGTCGAGCAGAACCGCTCGGACATCTGCGTACCGGCTCACCGCGAGGAAACCATGCGGGGTGACACGGACAACCGGACCCAGATCCCGCATCCGCCGGTAGGTCGGATACGGGTCGCGCAGGACCTCGTCGGAGAAGATGTCGACATCGAAATTCGGGTGGGACGGTGGGGCCATGGGCTTGCTCCTTATTGGCATGACGTCAGGCCATTAGGTCGAATGTGCGCCGTCTGGCTGTGATGGCGATCTCAGTACAGATCGCGCGATCGGCTTTGACAAGCACTTCGGAAAATCTCTCTGCTCTGCAGAGAACTATTTCTCGACGGGACGGTTCTGCCGGGCGTAGCTTCTCTGCCATGACGAAACTCGCTCTCGAGCGCTTCGCGGTCCCTCACACTGCCAGGCCGCAATATCCCATCGAGTCGGTGGACAACGCACTGAAGATCCTGCTGCTTCTGGGTGAGCACCCGCAGCTGCGGATGAGCGAGGTCAGCGAGTTCCTGGGTGTCGCGAGCTCGACTGCTCACCGGCTGCTGGCGATGTTGCAGTATCGAGGTTTCGTCACGCAGGACAACGACACCCGCATGTACAGACCCGGGACGGCGCTGACCGGGGTTGCCGATCTGATCGTGCAACGGTTCGACTTTCGGCGGGCATTGCGACCGCATCTGGAGCGACTGAATCGGGAGTTGCAGGAGACGGTGCATCTGGCGATGCTCGACGGCGCCACCGTTCGGTTCATCGAAGCCATCGAGAGTCCGCGACCGGTCAAAGTCGGGTCCCGTCTGGGGCGCTCAGTCCCGGCGAGCTCCAGTTCGAGCGGTAGAGCGATGCTGGCGCAGTTGTCGGAGAAGGAGTTCGAAGCGCTCTATCCCAATCAGGAACTTCCCATGCTCACAGCGCGCAGCCCTCGGACCAAGGATGACCTCGTGAGAATCCTCAAACGGGTTCGGAAGAAAGGCTATTCGGTGAGCGTGCAGGAAAGCCAACTGGAAGTGACCGCGATATCTGCGGCCTTCCCGCCGTCGACTGCACATCCACCGCTGGTGTTCAACGCGGCGGTTCCCTCGAGCCGGGTTTCCGCCTCGGCCAAACACGCCATCGGGCTGAAACTGTGCGCGGCGGTGGACCTGGCGGCCCAGGAACTATACGGGTAGAAAGCCACCGAATTGCTGGATTCGGCAATGCTCGATCCGTAGTGACGCATTTTCGGCAATCCACCGGCAGGCTGAGGCCGTCACACTTGCGCTAGGTCGAAGCATGGTCTCGCGCATCGAGCGCCCAGTCCAAGCGCATCGACCCTCCGAGGCCATCGGGGACCATCGGGACCATCGGGGACCAGCGGGAGCAGGCGATCACGGAAGGACCGCCCATGACGGTATCGACCACGACGGACATCGATCAGCTGCCGACTATCGCCGACCATCTGCCCAAAGGCTTGTGGGAGGCCGACGTCATCGCCGCTTCCGAGCGATTGTTCGACGCGCAGGCCGACCTGTTGGGTGACGGCGATGGTGGGGTGATTGCATTGCGCTTCAAGGATATCCGCACCCTCTCGGAGAATCCTCTCGTCGGAAGTGCGCCGGTGGAGTTTTTGACCGGGCGCGCCGCCGAACGTTTGCGCCGTGCAGGTCAAGCTCCCACACCCGCGGTGGCGGACAACCCGTTCGCCGTATTCCTGCGCAATCAGATCTTCACAACCAACCCGCCCGTGCACAACAACGTCCGCCGGATCATTGCCCGGCATTTGATGCCGCGTGCTGTACAGCAGTTTCTCCCCGCCGCCGAGCGAATCGCGTCCGAGGTTGTCGATGCGGGGCGACGCGAAGGGCGGTGCGACTTCACCCGCGACATCGCAAACCGGTACGTCACTCGTTTCTGGACCGATCAACTCGGGATACCCGATGACGAATCGGGGTTGATCCAGCAGCTGATGGCCGAGATGAACCGGATGTTCCTGTTCGCGCCGACAACGCAGGATTCGCGGCGGGTGCAGTCGGGGTGCGCCACGTACATGGAAGTGGTCGGCGACGCCGTGACCCGGGCATGGCGGGGCGGGGACAACGCATTGTTGTCGGCGCTCGCGGCGGACCTCGCAGCTGCCGACGAGCCGGCCGGGCCGCAAGATCTGGGCAAACTGGTCGCCTCCAACTTCTTCGACGGCTTTCACACCGTCGGGGTTGCGCTGTCCAACGTCGTCTACCATCTGCTGGCCAACCCGGAATCCCACCGTCGGGTGCGGTCCGACGCAGCGCTGGTACCGCAGGCGTTCAGCGAGGGCATCCGACTGGGTGCGCCGCTGATGATGACGACGCGGGTGACGCTCGATGCAGTCGAGTACAACGGACTGCGCATGCCGAAAAACACTCCGATCACGATGATCTGGGCGGCCGGTAATCGGGACCCGCGGGCATTCGACGAGCCGGCGGCCTACCGGCTGATGCGTCCCGCTCACCGGACGACGACATTCGGCGGCGGCGCACACATCTGCCCTGGGCGCAGCGCGGCGCGCCTGTTGAGTGAGGTGGCGTTGCGGGTGCTCACGTCATCTGGGGTGCACATCGAACTCGCCGAGACCACGCATCGATGGATGCCGGGCAGTGCGATCCGCCACCTCGACGCCATGCCGGTCACGATTGCAAGTGGCGGTCCCGCATGACCGACACCGACGTCGCCGTCGTTGTGGGTGCCGGTCAAGCGGGCTCCGAGCTGGCGATCTGCCTGCGGCAGAATGGCTTTGACGGACGTATCGTGCTGCTCGGTGCGGAGCGGCACATGCCGTACCAGCGGCCGCCCCTGTCCAAGGCCTTGCTCAAGGGGGACGCCGCCGCACACGACCTCAGGGTGCGAAGTCCCGACGCGGCCGCCGAGGCCGGCGCAGAAGTGATCGTCTTGGAGATCGCCGACCGTATCCTGGGCCGCACGAATCCTGCTGTGGTGTCGGAATTCTTCACCAGACTTCATCGCGCCCATGGCGTCAGCCTGCGCACCGGAGCGACGCTGTGCTCGGCGCGGCGTATGCGAAACGGGCGAATCCACATCCAACTCGGCGACGGAACCAACATCAGCGCCGACCTGATCCTCGCCGGCATCGGACTGATCCCGAACGACGACCTGGCCCGAGCCGCGGGACTGGATGTGTCCGACGGGATCCTCGTCGACTCCCAGGCACGCACCAGCCAACCCGATGTGGTGGCCGCCGGTGACTGCACTCGCCAGTTTCACGGGCTGCTACGGCGTGAGGTCCGGCTCGAGTCCCAGCAGAACGCCGTCGAGCAGGCACGTATCGCTGCGCGTACCTTGTGTGGGTCGACCACCGAGTCGTTCAACGTGCCGACATTCTGGTCCGATCAGTACGACCATCGACTTCAGATGGTCGGCCTCCCGCTCCCCGATGATGAGCAGGTGCTGCGCGGCGACCCAGACAGCGGCTCGTTCAGCGTGGTGTTCCTTCGCGGCGGCCGCCTGTCGGCCGTCCATGCCGTGGGCCGACCCCGCGACATCACCGCTGGACGCAAATTGATTGCCGCGCAGGCTCATCTGCGTCCACCCCACGACATCGCCGTCGACGGCCCGTTGGCCGATCTGGCCATCACGTGAAGCACCGAAAGGAGACACATGCCCACCGCACGTTACGTCGAACCGAACGGTGTGAAACACACCGTCGAGGTTCCCGTCGGAGAGAATCTCCGGCAGGCGGCACTGGACAACCTGGTACCTGGAATCATCGGAGAATGCGGAGGCTACGCCACATGCGGTACCTGCCACGGATATGTCGACGATTCGTTCCTGCCGAAACTTGCTCCCCCCTCTGAGGACGAAGAATTCATGCTCGAAGGATTGCTGGCGCCGGTCACGGCCAACAGCAGGCTGACCTGCCAGCTCATCATGAGTCCCTCGCTGGAGGGCATCACCATTCGTTTGCCCGAGGAGCAGGGATGAGCCAGTTCGCGGACGCGATTGCGGTTGCACGCCGAGCGGTGGCGGAGACCGGGCGACGCCTCATCCGTGATGGGCTGGTGCAGGGCACCGCCGGCAACGTCAGTGTCCGGGTGGGCGACCTCGTCGCCATCTCGCCGTCATCGGTGCCCTACGAGTCGGTCACCGACGAGGACGTATGCCTGGTGGACCTCGACGGCGGTGCCGTCGAGGTGCGGGAAGGCTTGCGCCCGTCGACCGAAACAGCCTTACACACAGTTGTTTACCGTGAGACGAACGCAGGAGCGGTGATCCACCATCACGGCCTGGACTCCGTGGCGGTGTCGTGCACCGCCACGGTGCTGCCCGCGCTGCACTACTACACGGTTCGGCTGGGTGGTGCACCGCGGGTCGCGCCCTATCACCGCTTCGGCACCGCTGCTCTTGCTCGTGCGGTCGGCGACGCGTTGCGCGGCCGCACCGCGGCGTTGATGCAGAATCACGGTGCGGTGGCCTACGGAACCACCGTCGAGGAAGCTTTCGAACGAGCCCAATTGCTGGAATGGCTGTGCGCTCTGCATATTCGCGCACACGCGCACGGCCGTCCGCGTGTGTTGTCGGATGAGGAACTCGCCGAGGTTGCGGGAGCGCGTTACGAGGCGGGCCAACAGTGAGCGCGCCGGTGGTCTGCATCGGTCCGCACATTCTGGACGTCGCCATCCGGCCGGTCACCGAGATCCCCGCCGGGCAAGGGGGAGCGCTGCTGGAAGAGACCCGGATCTGTGCTGCCGGTACCGCTGCGGGTACCGCTGTCGATTTGGCCAAACTCGGCGCCGCGGTCAGCACGATCGGCGCGGTCGGCGATGACGCGGCAGGACGCATGGTGGCGATGCTGATGGACGGCCACGGTGTCGACGTGAGTCGTCTCGCCATCAAACCCGGTGCGGCCACTTCGACCACGGTCCTGCCGATCCGGCCGAACGGAGAGCGCCCGACGCTGCATCTTCCGGGGGCGACCTCTTTGCTGTCGGCCGAGGACATGGACTGGGAGCTGCTTGCTCGCGCCGCATATGTCCACATCGGTGGGCCGGATGTGTTGGCTGAGTTCGGCACCGAGGTGGTACCGAAAGTGCTGGACGCCGCCCGTGCCGCGGGCGCGGTCACGACGGTTGATCTACTGCGGACCTCATTGCCGGAGCGGTTGCTCGACGCGATGGCCGCGGTGTGGCCGCTGGTGGACTACTTCCTGCCCAACGACGATCAGTTGCGTGCGCTGACCGGTGTCGAGGATCTACTCCAGGCCGGCAGAGCATTGGTCGAACGGGGCGTCGGCACGGTGGCGGTGACGGCAGGAGCCGACGGATCTTTCTTGATCACCGAGGCAGGTACTGTCCATATTCCAGCGTTCACCTGCACCGTTGTCGACACCACGGGATGCGGCGACGCCTATACCGCTGGGTTCGTCGTCGGCCTGCAGCATGGTTGGGAACCGATGGTGGCGGCCAGGTTGGGCACCGCTGCGGCAGCGCTGGTGGCCGGTGGCCTCGGCTCGGACGCGGGCATCGTCGATCTGGCAGGCACGCTGCAGTTCTGGGCCGCCCGCGCCGAGGAGATCGGAGCCCCACCGCCACGGTGACGCTTACAGTGTGTACGCAACGATGACGAGAGGCGGGGCGGACGTGGAACGTGTGCGCGAACAACTGCTCGCGCTCACCGCCGCGTTGCGCAAGGAGCGCTCCGCCGTTACCGCCAGTTTCACCGGTCGGCTCAGAGAGATCGCTCCGGAGTACTACGCCATCGACGCCAGCGACTTCCAAGATGCGGGGTGGATGTCGCTGCCGGTGGTCGTCGAAGGCGCCCTGCGGGCGCTCGACACCGGGGAGACCGATGACAGACTGCCCCGGGAACTCATCGACGAGTCGATCACCGCGTATCACAGCGGCCTGCCGTGGGAGGTATTGGATCGGTCCTACCGGCTGACCCACCAGGTGCTGTGGGAACACATCCTGCGCGTCCTGACCGACCTGCGTCTGCGCGGAGCCGAACAAGCCCTGCTGTTGCGCACCGCGTCGAATGTGTTGTTCCGGTACTTCGACAACGTGTGCAGCGCGGCGGGACACATCTACGTCCAGGCAGAGCGGGCCGGCCGCCGCGATGAACGGATGGTGCACCTGATAGGGCAGATCATCGACGGTGTCGCGGTTCCGGACACCGCACTGGGGTACCGCCTGGGCCAGACCCATGTAGCCGTCATCGCCTGGGGCGCAGATCCGCGCCCGCAGATCGACGCCGCCGTGCGGGATCTACGGATCGACTCCCTGGTCGTCCCCACAGGAGAACGGGAGATCTGGGCCTGGTTCGGGCTCACCGCCGAACGCAGCTTCGATGAACTGCGATCGGCGATCGGCAACACGCCGGGAAACCAGGTGGCGCTGGGCTCGGTGGCCCAGGGCCGCAAAGGATTCGTCACCACTCACCGGCAGGCCAAGCTGGCGGCCTCGTTATGGGCGCGCAAACTGGTCGCGCCGTGCGGCTCGACGGTCACCTACAGCGAAATTTCCTTGCTCAGTGTTGCTTTGGAGAACGAGAACACCGCCCGGATCTTCGTCGAGCACCAGCTCGGCGCCTTGCTGACAGATGAAGGGCGCGGACGAGAGCTGCGCGAAACCCTCATCGCCTACACAAAATCGGGACTCAATGCCCGCACCACCGGAAAGATGCTCGGCGTCGCCGAACGGACGATCCGCTACCGGCTTGGACGGCTGGAGGGATTGCTGGGCAGTGATTTTCGCCAGCGGTTGCCCGAGCTCGCCGCCGCATCGGTGGTGGCCGACGCGCTGGAGGCACAGCAGCAGGCGCGCAGCCAGGCGCTCCGATGACGCAGTCCGGGTCGGTCACTGCAGGCGGGCCAGCAATCTGTCGACGAGGTAGACCTGATGGTCGGGGGTCATCCGACCGGGGTTGATGATGGCTTCGACCGACAGTGATTCCACCACCGCGAGGATCTCGTCGACGATGATCTGGGTGTCCTCGTCTGTGCGGATGTCACCGCTGCGCTGGGCATCGACGACGAACTGCGCCCACAGCGCCCGGGAGTCGGCGTTGGAGGCGCTGCGGATCTCGC
This region of Mycolicibacterium goodii genomic DNA includes:
- a CDS encoding 2Fe-2S iron-sulfur cluster-binding protein, translated to MPTARYVEPNGVKHTVEVPVGENLRQAALDNLVPGIIGECGGYATCGTCHGYVDDSFLPKLAPPSEDEEFMLEGLLAPVTANSRLTCQLIMSPSLEGITIRLPEEQG
- a CDS encoding carbohydrate kinase family protein, with product MSAPVVCIGPHILDVAIRPVTEIPAGQGGALLEETRICAAGTAAGTAVDLAKLGAAVSTIGAVGDDAAGRMVAMLMDGHGVDVSRLAIKPGAATSTTVLPIRPNGERPTLHLPGATSLLSAEDMDWELLARAAYVHIGGPDVLAEFGTEVVPKVLDAARAAGAVTTVDLLRTSLPERLLDAMAAVWPLVDYFLPNDDQLRALTGVEDLLQAGRALVERGVGTVAVTAGADGSFLITEAGTVHIPAFTCTVVDTTGCGDAYTAGFVVGLQHGWEPMVAARLGTAAAALVAGGLGSDAGIVDLAGTLQFWAARAEEIGAPPPR
- a CDS encoding PucR family transcriptional regulator, translated to MERVREQLLALTAALRKERSAVTASFTGRLREIAPEYYAIDASDFQDAGWMSLPVVVEGALRALDTGETDDRLPRELIDESITAYHSGLPWEVLDRSYRLTHQVLWEHILRVLTDLRLRGAEQALLLRTASNVLFRYFDNVCSAAGHIYVQAERAGRRDERMVHLIGQIIDGVAVPDTALGYRLGQTHVAVIAWGADPRPQIDAAVRDLRIDSLVVPTGEREIWAWFGLTAERSFDELRSAIGNTPGNQVALGSVAQGRKGFVTTHRQAKLAASLWARKLVAPCGSTVTYSEISLLSVALENENTARIFVEHQLGALLTDEGRGRELRETLIAYTKSGLNARTTGKMLGVAERTIRYRLGRLEGLLGSDFRQRLPELAAASVVADALEAQQQARSQALR
- a CDS encoding IclR family transcriptional regulator — its product is MAISVQIARSALTSTSENLSALQRTISRRDGSAGRSFSAMTKLALERFAVPHTARPQYPIESVDNALKILLLLGEHPQLRMSEVSEFLGVASSTAHRLLAMLQYRGFVTQDNDTRMYRPGTALTGVADLIVQRFDFRRALRPHLERLNRELQETVHLAMLDGATVRFIEAIESPRPVKVGSRLGRSVPASSSSSGRAMLAQLSEKEFEALYPNQELPMLTARSPRTKDDLVRILKRVRKKGYSVSVQESQLEVTAISAAFPPSTAHPPLVFNAAVPSSRVSASAKHAIGLKLCAAVDLAAQELYG
- a CDS encoding class II aldolase/adducin family protein, which encodes MSQFADAIAVARRAVAETGRRLIRDGLVQGTAGNVSVRVGDLVAISPSSVPYESVTDEDVCLVDLDGGAVEVREGLRPSTETALHTVVYRETNAGAVIHHHGLDSVAVSCTATVLPALHYYTVRLGGAPRVAPYHRFGTAALARAVGDALRGRTAALMQNHGAVAYGTTVEEAFERAQLLEWLCALHIRAHAHGRPRVLSDEELAEVAGARYEAGQQ
- a CDS encoding NAD(P)/FAD-dependent oxidoreductase, which produces MTDTDVAVVVGAGQAGSELAICLRQNGFDGRIVLLGAERHMPYQRPPLSKALLKGDAAAHDLRVRSPDAAAEAGAEVIVLEIADRILGRTNPAVVSEFFTRLHRAHGVSLRTGATLCSARRMRNGRIHIQLGDGTNISADLILAGIGLIPNDDLARAAGLDVSDGILVDSQARTSQPDVVAAGDCTRQFHGLLRREVRLESQQNAVEQARIAARTLCGSTTESFNVPTFWSDQYDHRLQMVGLPLPDDEQVLRGDPDSGSFSVVFLRGGRLSAVHAVGRPRDITAGRKLIAAQAHLRPPHDIAVDGPLADLAIT
- a CDS encoding cytochrome P450 — its product is MTVSTTTDIDQLPTIADHLPKGLWEADVIAASERLFDAQADLLGDGDGGVIALRFKDIRTLSENPLVGSAPVEFLTGRAAERLRRAGQAPTPAVADNPFAVFLRNQIFTTNPPVHNNVRRIIARHLMPRAVQQFLPAAERIASEVVDAGRREGRCDFTRDIANRYVTRFWTDQLGIPDDESGLIQQLMAEMNRMFLFAPTTQDSRRVQSGCATYMEVVGDAVTRAWRGGDNALLSALAADLAAADEPAGPQDLGKLVASNFFDGFHTVGVALSNVVYHLLANPESHRRVRSDAALVPQAFSEGIRLGAPLMMTTRVTLDAVEYNGLRMPKNTPITMIWAAGNRDPRAFDEPAAYRLMRPAHRTTTFGGGAHICPGRSAARLLSEVALRVLTSSGVHIELAETTHRWMPGSAIRHLDAMPVTIASGGPA